Genomic segment of Yoonia sp. R2331:
TCCTCAAGACCCGTCGCATGGGCTATGACGGCAAGGGCCAGGCGCGGATCATGTCCTCCGCAGATGCCACCGCGGCGCTTGACGCCATGTCCGGTGCCCCAGCTATACTCGAGGGCTTCGTCGATTTCAGCCACGAGGTTTCGGTCATCGGCGCACGCGACGCAACCGGCGCAATCTCCTGCTTTGACCCGGGCGAAAATGTGCACAAACACGGTATCCTCGACACCACGACGGTGCCCGCCAACCTCACTGCCGCGCAACGCACCGATGCGGTGTTGATCGCCGCGAAAATCCTCAACGCACTCGACTATGTCGGCGTCATGGGGGTCGAGCTTTTTGTGACCCCAAAGGCGCTCATCGTGAACGAAATTGCGCCGCGTGTGCATAATTCCGGCCATTGGACGCAGAACGGCTGCGCCGTGGACCAGTTTGAACAGCACATGCGCGCCGTCGCAGGCTGGCCGCTGGGCGATGGCACACGGCACAGCAATGTGGTGATGGAGAACCTGATCGGCGACGACATCGCAGACATCACAAACATCGCCAAGACCGATGCCGCTATCCACCTTTATGGCAAGGCCGAAGCGAAGCCGGGCCGCAAGATGGGCCACGTCAACCGGGTCACAGGATCGGCCTGAGTCTTTCTTTTGAATGTAAATATGCAGGCGCTTGGCTGACCTGCCAGCACCACGCCCGGTCTTTTCGCGGCAGACCGGGACGGCGGGCGGGGCGCCTTGGCCGCACAGCGGACAACAGCGGCGCCCGACGGCTACTCGAGACCGAACAGCACATCCGTCACCGACAGATCGCGGTCAAATCGCCCAGTCTTCAAAAACGCGGCAACTTCAGCCATGACCAGCGGGTTATTCATCATAAAGGTATGCGTGACTGGCAATTCCAGAAAGTCAGTCATCCCTTCCAGCCGCGTACTCTCAACCGAGACCTTTCCGTCATCCGGCCCCTCGATCAAGGATGAATACACCGGGTTCAGGCTGCGATTGCCCGCAATGATTCCGACCTCATACCCCGGCATGTCCAGCTGATTGGGCACGCTGGAACTCTCAGTCCCCAACTGCAACCCCGCCGGGCCATTGACCCATTGGAACGGCTCCCAATCGCCAAATATATCTACCAACTCTGATCCGTTGTTGGGTGGACCCAACATCACCACACGGCCCATGCGGTCGGGGCGGTTATTGGTCAACCAGGCCCGCGCCAGAATACCACCCATTGAATGGGTCACAAAGTGCACCCGCTTGTCACCGCAAGCCGCCACATCCTGTGCCAAATTTTCCTCGACCAACTGCTGGATCGTGGATTCCGTTGACGGATACCCCTGATTGACAACGGTGTACCCCTCGGCCTCCAGAAAAAGCTGCATCGGCGTGAATGAAATCTCGGTCCGGGCTAGCCCGTGCAGCATCACCACACAGTCATCCGCCTGCTCCAGGGCATTGGCCCCTGGTGTGCAGCCTGCAAGGCCCAGCATGAGTACGGTCAAAAAACGCTTCATGCCTCTTAGTTAACACCGATCCGTGAAAAAGAAGTAGTCATGACATTCTGACCTTGCGTCGCGACACAACCATTCCCATGGTCTTCGCCATGACCCGCCCTATCCGCCTTGCCACACGCGCGCTCATCATGCGCCACAACCGATTGCTTCTGGTCAACGCATATCGGGGCAGCGGAGAGTTGTGGTGCGCGCCCGGCGGTGGTGCTGAGCCGCATCATAGCCTGCCAGACAACCTGATCCGCGAAGTCATGGAAGAAACCGGGCTGACCATCACCGTCGGCTCCGTCGCTTTGGTCAATGAATTTCACGACCCCGACGGCAGCTTTCATCAGGTCGACATCTATTTTCACTGCACGGTCACTGACGGGGACATCAGCGCCAGCCACGTCGATCCCGAAGGGGTGGTGAACCAACACCGCTGGGTCACCCGGTCTGAACTGTCCGCGCTGCGCGTGAAGCCCGACAGCCTTGCTGCGGTTGCATGGGGCGATCCTTCGGCACCACTCTACGATCCGCTTGAACCTATCGTGCGGCTGGCTGACCTTTGATCAGCGACAGCGCGATTCCACCCAGTACCAATCCGCCAGAAGCAGTGATTTTCAGGGTCAGCGGCTCCGCCAGAAAGACGATCCCGCCGAGCACCGCAATCACCGGCACCGAAAGCTGAATGATTGCCGCCAGCGTTGTCGGTAGCGCGGGCAAAACCCGATACCACAGCGCATATCCCAAGCCAGAGGTCACAGCACCGGCCACTATCGCCGTCACAACCCCCATCAGTGACCAGCCCGGCCCGGCCCAGATCAACCCGGGCAAGACCAGCGGTACACACAAGACAAAGTTGGCAGCCGTCCCCGACAAGGCATCCCGCTCGCTTTGACCCAAGAGCGTGTAAGCGGCCCATGCCGCCCCTGCCACTGCCATGCTGAACGCACCCGCAATCGGCACCTGCACGGTCCCCGCGGGCCACAGCAGCAAGACCAACCCGCCAAAGGCAACCCCCGCCCCGATCCAGCGCATCGCCGGCACACCCTGCCCGCGCCAGAGCGCGAAGCCAAACATGACCAATTGCACAACCGCAAACAGGATCAACGCGCCCAAACCCGCACCCAAAGTCAGATAGGCCCAGGAAAAACCCAGCATATAGATTGCCAGCGATGCCGCCCCGCCCCAGCGTGGCCATCCGCTAAGTTGCAATCCCCCGCGGCGCAAGCTGACAAGCACAAAAAGCGTCACCGCCCCGGCCAGCACCCGCACCACCGCAAAGCCCATCGGATCCATACCCAACTGCCCGACTCCCAAACGGTTCAAAACGGAATTGCCCGCAAAAGCGCACATTGTCAGGGTCACAAGAAGAAATAGCTTCATGCGTCATGCCTGCGGCAAAACCGCAAGCTGTGCAATCGGCAATCAGTCCACCAACGGCAGCGTGATCCCTGCGGCATAAGCGGCGGCGATCGCACTGTCTTCGGCCACGTCGCGTTCTGAGGCCCGTGGCGCAATGATGTCCAGGGCTGCGTCAAATTGGGTGTCGTTGATTTTTGCGAATGTCATTGGTTCGTCCTCCTGCAATCAGGATGACAAATCACGCATCACTTTTGGCGGTGTCGTTTCCGATGCGATATCAGGCAGAAAGCGACGGGAAATAGTCCTCGCAACCACCTTCGCGATAGACGTCCGCCGTGCAGCAATGCAGCCCCCCGCCAAAGGCATAGGCATCCCGCAGCTCGACCGGAACAACTTCCATTCCCAGCTTGTCCATCTGTTCCATCTGATAGACCTCGGAAGCCTCAACGCAAACCGTCTTGGGGTCCAGCACCAGCACATTCATCGACAACCAGGTCGAGGAATAGCACAGCGGCGGGGGCGTGTTATGCGCAGGCTGTGCTGCGTCCACGATCTCCCAATCGTTGTCACTGAACATTGCGCGCTGATCATCAGGCAACCGGCGCTGGGGGTTGTTCAGGATCAAACCGGGCCGCAGTGGGGTAAAGGTCGCGTCGATGTGGATCGGATAGGGGTCACCGGGGAAGTTCACCGTATGCACACGGTGGTCGGGGTAATGCCGCCGCAACCAATCGATCCCGCGCAAATTGGTCGTGAACCCGTGCTGCACCACCAGATCGCGACCAAACCGCAGCACGTCGGCGGCATCAAAAAGCGGCTCTTCCTCGGTTGTGACAAAGAACTTCTCTGCCGCCCACTCCAGCCGCTTTTGCACGCCGATTTTGTCCGACAGATAGTCGGGATGATAATCGGCATCCGTCAGGCGTGGCTTGGGGGCTGCTTCGTGGCGAAAGTTGGGGTCTTCTTCCCAATACCGCTGCATCAGGGGCCGGTAGTTGAGGTATTCAAACCAGCGGCAGCGATAAGACATCGTTGCCTCAAGGATTTCTGAACCAACCGTCAACAGCACGTCGCGCGGCGGCATACAGCCAAACTGGCTGTCAGTGTGGAAATCGGGCGTGGTGACCGGCTTGGAATGGTCGATACTGTCTGGACGATCCACCCTGATCCCACGCTTGCGTAGCAGGTCGGCAAAGTTGTCCAACAGTTCATTCGCGCGGTCGATGGTTTCCTGCGGGCGACGGCCCCACTGGCCGCGCATATCGCTGTCCTCGGGCACCTTGGCGTCAAGCGCCGGTTCTTCGGGCGGGATATGACAATCATCGGCCCGCCCCACGATCACATGGCGCAGCGGGTCCCACTCGTTCCACGAATTGACGACGGTCTTTGCCATGCGGCTTCCTCCCAAAAAACCAACGGGCGATTGGTACGGCCAGCCATGCAGTGACACAAGCCCGAATCGAGAGGCCAGAAACGCGCAGGGCGGCCCCTTTCAGGACCGCCCCACTTATCACCGATAGTAAACGCGCCTTAGTCGGCAGAAACCATCTTACGGGCGTAGGCCGGAATGTCGGCATAGGTGATGCCGATACGTTCCAATTCTACCGCCGACATTTGGCTCAACACGGATTCCATCCGTGCAACCTGCATCGCCAGCAAAGCGCGCGACAGGGTTGCGCGCAGGCCTGCAAAGCTCCAGCCCCGGTTCATTTCTTCGAGTGTATGCGTCGCAAGATATGCCATGTCATACGTCCTTTCTGTGGTGGCGATGGGAGGATCGCCTTTAAATCTGCCACAAACATATGGGGCAATGCTGCACCTGCACAATGAACAGTCCAGCAAGCCCGCTATGCAAAAAGGGAATGGTTTCGCAGGGTTAACTGGTCAAAACGCACGAAAAAGGGGCGGCTCCCTTTGGAACCGCCCCCAATTTTGATCGGCTAAGTGATTAGCCTGCGACCTGATTACATCATGCCGCCCATGCCGCCCATGTCGGGCATGCCGCCAGCGGGTGCAGCACCCTCTTTGGCAGGCTTGTCAGCAACCATGGCTTCGGTAGTGATCAGCAGACCAGCCACAGATGCGGCGTCCTGCAGGGCAGTACGCACAACTTTGGCCGGGTCAATCACGCCGAACTTGAACATGTCGCCATATTCTTCGGTCTGCGCGTTGAAACCAAATGCCTTGTCGTTGCTTTCGCGAATTTTACCAGCCACGACAGAGCCGTCGACGCCAGAGTTTTCTGCGATCTGACGCAGCGGGGCTTCGATCGCCTTGCGGATGATCGAGATGCCAACGTCCTGGTCAGAGTTTGCACCCTTCAGACCGTCAAGCGCCTTGGCACCTTGGACCAGTGCAACGCCGCCGCCCACTACAACACCTTCCTGCACAGCAGCACGGGTTGCGTTCAGGGCGTCATCAACGCGGTCTTTGCGCTCTTTGACTTCCACTTCGGACATGCCGCCGACGCGGATGACAGCAACACCGCCAGCCAGCTTGGCCACACGTTCTTGCAGCTTCTCACGGTCGTAGTCGCTTGTTGTCTCTTCGATCTGACCACGGATCTGGCTGACACGTGCTTCGATCTCAGCCTTGTCGCCAGCGCCGTCAACGATGGTGGTTTCGTCCTTGGTGATCGCAACGCGCTTGGCAGAACCCAGCATGTCGATGGTCACGGACTCAAGCTTCATGCCCAGATCTTCGGAGATCACCTGACCACCGGTCAGGATCGCAATGTCCTGCAGCATGGCTTTACGACGGTCACCAAAGCCCGGCGCCTTGACGGCCGCGATTTTCAGACCACCGCGCAGCTTGTTGACCACGAGGGTCGCCAGCGCTTCGCCTTCGACGTCTTCTGCGATGATCAGCAGGGGCTTGCCGGACTGAATGACAGACTCAAGCAGCGGCACCATTGGCTGCAGCGAAGACAGCTTCTTCTCGTGCAGCAGGATGATCGCGTCTTCCAGCTCTGTTGTCATCTTTTCAGTGTTGGTCACGAAGTAGGGGCTCAGGTAGCCGCGGTCGAACTGCATGCCTTCGACAACATCGGTCTCTGTTTCCAGACCTTTGTTCTCTTCGACGGTGATGACGCCTTCGTTGCCGACCTTTTGCATCGCGTCAGCGATCTGGCGGCCGATTTCCTCTTCGCCATTGGCAGAGATGGTGCCGACTTGCGCGACTTCTGCGCTGTCTGAAACCGGGCGCGATGCGGATTTGATTGCTTCAACAACCTTGGCGGTTGCCAGGTCGATGCCGCGCTTGAGGTCCATCGGGTTCATGCCCGCTGCAACCGACTTCATGCCTTCGCGCACGATGGCCTGGGCCAGCACAGTCGCTGTGGTCGTGCCGTCACCAGCTTCGTCGTTTGTGCGCGATGCAACTTCCTTGACCATCTGCGCGCCCATGTTCTCGAACTTGTCCTCAAGCTCGATCTCTTTGGCGACAGACACACCGTCCTTGGTGATACGCGGTGCGCCGAACGACTTGTCCAGAACAACGTTACGACCCTTGGGGCCGAGGGTAACCTTCACCGCGTTTGCCAGCGTGTTGACGCCGTTCAGCATGCGGTTGCGGGCATCGGTGTCAAATTTGACGTCTTTAGCAGCCATTGATTAGCTCCTTGAATTTGAATTTCGTTGGGATTGGACGAACCGGGCTTACATGATGCCCAGAATGTCGCTTTCCTTCATGATCAACAGGTCTTCGCCGTCGATCTTGACTTCGGTGCCGGACCACTTGCCAAACAGGACCTTGTCGCCTGCTTTGACATCCATTGGGATCAGCTCTCCGCTGTCCTTGCGGGCACCGGCGCCACAAGACACGATTTCGCCCTCTGCAGGCTTTTCCTTGGCGCTGTCAGGAATGATCAGACCGCCAGAGGTCTTTTCGTCGCTTTCGATGCGGCGGACCAGAACACGGTCGTGAAGTGGTGTGAATGCCATCTTTTGAACTTCCCTTGGTTCAGTTTCAACTCCCGTTAGCACTCAACCCAGTCGAGTGATAACGGGAGGTAATTAGGGATCGTCGCCTTGGCTGTCAACACGCGCCGCGCTGCAATTTGCACGAATCTGTGGATCAGCTCATTCGCCCCTACATGAACATTGTTCAATTTCATGTTGACTTGCGCAGCGGTGGCTTCTAAATGTTTTGAACATTGTTCATGAATGAGGTTCAATTATGTATCGCACTTTCGTATCGCTGACCGTATTGGGGCTGGCCACCGCATGTGTGGCCCCCAGCACCCACCATTCGGGCGCTGCCGTGAACCATAGCGCTGCTGCCAGCGCCCATAGTGCTGCGGCGGGTGTTACCGGTGTCTCCTCTGTTGCCGCCGTGCCGCTGATCGCCAGTGGTTCGGGAATGGTCGTGTCCGGGGCTGCCCTTGCCGAAAGCGGTAGCGCTGCGGTTCAGACCGGCCAAGCCCTTGCAACGCACACGCCCGCTGTCGCCCACGACGGCCCGCCTACCCTGAACTGAAAGGGCCAATAGATGTCACGTATCCTGTCACTGGTTTGCGCCGCTTGCGTCGCGATCTTCCCCATGGCCACCCACGCGGGCAGCAGTAACGCCAGCCAATCGGTCCTGCCCGCCGCAGATGTCGCGGCCTTTTCAGATCAAGTGCAGCAGGATCTGGCTGCGCGCGGTGTGCAGGTGGCAATTGTCGCGCGCATGGGGCGCGATCCGGACACGCTTCCTGATGGCATCACCTATACCCACCTTGGGTTTTGGGTCTACTCCACGATCAGCACCGCAGATGGCAGCACCGGCACGGGTTACCGTGTCTTCAACCTCTATCAGCGCAACGGCGACCGAACCACCAGCGATCTGGTGCAGGACAGTCCCGCCGATTTCTTCGCCGGGGCCAAGCGTCTTGACGCAGGCATCATTATCCCCGACCCCAGATTGCAGCGCCGACTTTTGTCCGTCATCCAAAGCCCGACATATGCCGCACTCCACAATCCGCGTTATTCCGTGCTTGCCAACCCGGCCAACGACCAATTCCAGAACTGCACCGAACACACGCTGAATGTCCTGATGGCCGCCCTTTATGACACGTCGAACAAGGCGCGGATCAAGGCCAATATCGCCGCGCACTTCACCGCGCAACCTATTGAGATCGACGGGTTGCAGCGCGCGCTGGCCCCTACCCTCAGTCAGGCACTGACCACGGCCGATCACGGCGAACAGGTTGCCACCGCAACCTTCGGGTCGGTTGCCCGCTTTATGGCACAGCATGGATTGGCCCTGCAGACCTACCGCATCACGCCCGGTGGTGCCGTCAGGTACTAGGCCAGCGGCAAAGATGTCGCACAAAATCAATCTTGCCGGAAAAACTGCTTGGTCCACACGCAGTCAACGGGTTATTTGAACCCACTGACACCGCGAATCGTCGCTAAGGAGAATGCAATGCACCCAATGGAGCCAAATACCACCTGCTGGTAGCGCCCCTGCATTGCTGTGCGCGCTGACCAAGCCGCACACCACCCTTTCCAAATCTGCACGACATTCGAGGACCTTGTCCCATGCATCCGCCGTTTATGTTTACCGACCACAAGGTCGACCCTGACTTTCATACGCCAAAGCAGCGCGTCAAACGCACGCGGCCTGCGCGGCTTGATCTATCGCCCGCGCCAGGCTGGCCACCGGTGCCACTTGTGGTGCCAACTGCGCTGCCTTCGTCCCCGACAGGTGTGCCATTTGCTCCCGGTTTCCGCCTTCAGGTTGTCCCGCCGCCACGCGCCACGTGGCGCGACTGGTTTGGCCGGTTCCTCATCCGGGTCGGGCAACGTATGATCCTGCAAAACCGTCCGGGCTGATCCCTGCCCGGACGGCCCAACAGGAGAATGTGATGTACCGCTTTCTGGCAGCCATGATGGTCGCACTCTGGCCGCTGCAGGTCGCCGCTTTGTGCGAAGGCACCGACTATGTGGAAGCACTCTCAGCTGCGGAACGTGCCGGGATTGACGCGGTTGTCGCCGACACACCTTTTGCAACCGGCCTTGTCTGGCAGGCCACGCGGGATGACAAGACGCTGCATGTCATTGGCACGATGCATATTTTCGACCCGCGCCTTGGCCCAATTGTCTTGCGGACCGCACCTCTGGTCGAAGCCGCTGATCTTTTGCTCGTCGAAGCTGGCCCCGAGGAAGAGACGCAGATGACCTCTGCCATGCAACGCGATCCGGGGCTGATTTTCATCACTGATGGCCCCACCCTGCCCGAACAGTTGCCCGAAGAAGCCTGGCAATCACTGGCCGATGCCGCCAACGCCCGTCAAATCCCGGCATTCATGGCCGCAAAGATGCAGCCCTGGTATCTCGCGCAGGCGCTCGCAATTCCAGCCTGCACTATGCCCGATCTCGCCTCTGGCGCACGCGGCTTGGATCATATGCTGATCGACGTGGCACTGGATGCGAACGTCCCCATTGCCGCGGTCGAGGATTGGGACACGCTCTTCACCATCATGCGCGAAGGCAGCACCGAAGAGCAGCTGGAAATGCTACAAATGGGCCTCGTCCCGCCAGAGGTTCAAACCTCTCTCTTTGTCTCCATGCTCAACAGCTACTTTGCCGAAGACGTCGTCACCATCTGGGAAGCTTCGCGGCTCTCGACCAAGGATATTCCCGCGATGGATCCCGCCCGCGCTGACGCGCTTTTTGCAGATGCTGAACAAAAGATTCTGCTGGACCGCAATCTGGCATGGATACCCCGGATTATGACTGCAACCGCTGCACATGACCGGGTCGTTGTCGCCGTGGGCGCGGCCCACCTGCCGGGGGAACAGGGCGTGCTGAACCTGCTGCAATCTGACGGCTGGACGCTGACTCGCTTGCGCGCTCGCTAGACGTCCGACCAGTCAGCCAACCCTTTCTCGCCTGCTTTGGTCAGGCCATAGACGCCCGTTTTGATACGCTTGAACCAGCCATAGTGATCGTCTGCCATAATCCGCGTGGCTTGTGGCACTTCGGTCCAGTCTTTGACGACCGACCCTTTTGAGGGGCCATGCACCGCCAGAAACCGCGCGCATTTCAGCGCGTCCTGCCGATACCCCGTCACCAACCCGTGGCGCGTGGCCCCGCCTGCATTGGGATCACCCTCTAGTCGGTCAAAGGCATTGCGTAACCGCGTGGCCTTTTTCTTTGACTTTCGCGCCGCATAGGGCCCCGGTTCGGCCAACACCTCGACAAATCCGTCCCGCGTTCGCACGGTCATCACCCCAAGGCCTGCACGCCGCGCCAGCTTAACGTTAGCTTTCAACGCCTTGGGCTGGCCACCTGCCGGCACCGCCAGATAGACCAGATCGGTCACCCCCAGCCGCTCAATCCCCTGATGGAACAGCGCCAGCGAAAACCCCAGCTTCAGTTCCACCACCAACAACGCATCGCCCCGGCAACCCACCACATCCGCCGCACCAACCTCTCCCTTCACGCTCCATCCCGCTCGGGTCAGATAGGCCTTGATCGGTGGATATAGATCCGCCTCTTTCACCGTGGTTTTGCTCATCCCGATGGTTGCCCCACACGACTTTTGAGACGATAGTCTGTTAACTTTTGCTCTCGAAGGACAGTGACAACCATGCGCGAACTTGCCAAGGCCCTGATGTGCGCCGCAATGCTCGCCGGGTGCAGTTCCAGCACACCGCCCACACCCATTGCAGCATCTGGCTTTGCGCAATCAGGTGATGAGGTGGCGGCCCGGATCACGTTCAACGTCCCGCAAACCAGCGCATTTGTGTTGCAGGACGAAAAGGGCGCGCTGATCAACCAGGACGTCAGTTTGCGCATCAACGCCCAAGGCCGCCCGATGGTGGTGATCGATGGCCAACGATTTGTGCTGAATTCCGAAGGAAACGGCATCTATTCCACCACCGAAAATGACACCAACGTGTTGTGGCTGCGTATCTCTCAAACCGACCCCAACGCGGTCGAGCTGATCTATCTGTCCTTCGCAACCGAAGACAGCTTTAACGCAGGCTATGTGCCGTTTGGTTTTGACACAAACCCGACCACCGTTGCGGCTGAAACCGGGTCAGCCGTCTATACTGGCCCTGCCTCCTTGTCGTTGCGGCAAGTTATCGACGGGCGGCTGGCGTCGGGGTTCTCCAACGGGACTGCACGGATCACAGCCGATTTTGACGGTGGTGCGGTCAATGGTTCAATCCGCTTTGACGACCCCGCCGACCGACCGATCGAAGTTGCAGATGTGACCTTGCAACTTGAAGGCACCGCGATCCGCGGCAATACGTTTTCCGGCAGCGTCTCGGTCGCCGCCGGATCCTTTGGGGACGGCAATACCTTGTCGTCCGGCACCTACGATGGCCGGTTCTTTGGCGCCGACGTCGGCGCGGTCGGCGGGACGGTGACCGGGACCGTTGTGACAGGCGACCCGGACCGCCCCATCCTGTTACAGGGCGGATTTATCGGCGAACAATAGCCCCGCCTCGCACAAACGAGACGGGGCATTCCGACTATCTTCCACCTAATCGACCGGGGAAACGCGGTGGGCGCTTTGTCACCCTTTGCTGGCGCAGGTTGGGCGTCCGGTCCGTTGCCGGACGGGCGCTTGGCCGTGTGCGGCGGTCTGCGTCGCGGGTTGCGGGTGGGGTTGCCGCCTTGCGCGGCTTTGGTGTCTTACGGGGCATCTGAAACCTCCATCTGATCGTGATCAGGGCCTGCGCGCACGCAGGCGATGGCGCGCCCTCTACTGAGGCGTCAGCGATGCTGGTCCATGATGGAATACTCCTCTGATGTGGAAAGTGATTGCGCATCTTGCGCCTTCAGGAACGGATCAATTCAAACCGTCATGTCCACTGTCAGAGCCCTCCTGTCTTGAGGCCTGACAGTTAGCACAAGCCACCCGCCCCGGTCAAACCTGCCATGGCGCTAGTGGGGGGTGACAGTGCACAAGCGCCACCCTATAACGCCCGCGATTTGACGCCGCTGATGAAAGGCACGACCCCATGACAACGCTCATTTTCGGCCACAAGGCCCCCGACACCGACAGCACCGGATCGCCGCTGATCTGGGAATGGTTCCTGACCCATCAAGGCGTCGACGCCAAAGCCGCACTGCTGGGCACGCCAAACACAGAAGCGGCCTTTGTGGCACAGCACTGGGGCTTCGATCTGCCCGCCGTGATTGACGACGTGGCCGATGATCAGCCCTGCATCATCGTGGACACCAACAACCCCGCCGAGCTGCCCGCCAACATCAACGGCGCAGATGTGCAGGCGATCATCGACCACCACAAGCTGGTCGGCGGGCTGGAAACCAAAGGCCCGATTGACATCACCGTGCGCCCACTGGCTTGTACGGCTACGATCATGCACCAACTGATGGGCGACCACGCGGCTCACATGCCCGAAGGCATCAAGGGCCTGATGCTGTCGTGCATTCTGTCCGACACGTTGGCATTCCGCTCGCCCACCACAACCGACACCGACAAGTCGCTGGCGCAGGCGCTCGCCTCTGATCTGGGTCTTGATCTG
This window contains:
- a CDS encoding DUF2161 domain-containing phosphodiesterase, which codes for MSKTTVKEADLYPPIKAYLTRAGWSVKGEVGAADVVGCRGDALLVVELKLGFSLALFHQGIERLGVTDLVYLAVPAGGQPKALKANVKLARRAGLGVMTVRTRDGFVEVLAEPGPYAARKSKKKATRLRNAFDRLEGDPNAGGATRHGLVTGYRQDALKCARFLAVHGPSKGSVVKDWTEVPQATRIMADDHYGWFKRIKTGVYGLTKAGEKGLADWSDV
- a CDS encoding 5-(carboxyamino)imidazole ribonucleotide synthase, encoding MTPPLTTGATIGILGGGQLGRMLSVAASRLGFKTCIFEPGGDCPASHVANYHFRANYDDHDALRAFAQSVDVITYEFENIPTGALDLLETLRPIHPGRAALATSQDRLTEKRFLQDLGLATAPFADVHDLASLEAALATIGTPGILKTRRMGYDGKGQARIMSSADATAALDAMSGAPAILEGFVDFSHEVSVIGARDATGAISCFDPGENVHKHGILDTTTVPANLTAAQRTDAVLIAAKILNALDYVGVMGVELFVTPKALIVNEIAPRVHNSGHWTQNGCAVDQFEQHMRAVAGWPLGDGTRHSNVVMENLIGDDIADITNIAKTDAAIHLYGKAEAKPGRKMGHVNRVTGSA
- a CDS encoding DUF2145 domain-containing protein, with protein sequence MSRILSLVCAACVAIFPMATHAGSSNASQSVLPAADVAAFSDQVQQDLAARGVQVAIVARMGRDPDTLPDGITYTHLGFWVYSTISTADGSTGTGYRVFNLYQRNGDRTTSDLVQDSPADFFAGAKRLDAGIIIPDPRLQRRLLSVIQSPTYAALHNPRYSVLANPANDQFQNCTEHTLNVLMAALYDTSNKARIKANIAAHFTAQPIEIDGLQRALAPTLSQALTTADHGEQVATATFGSVARFMAQHGLALQTYRITPGGAVRY
- a CDS encoding NUDIX domain-containing protein, which encodes MTRPIRLATRALIMRHNRLLLVNAYRGSGELWCAPGGGAEPHHSLPDNLIREVMEETGLTITVGSVALVNEFHDPDGSFHQVDIYFHCTVTDGDISASHVDPEGVVNQHRWVTRSELSALRVKPDSLAAVAWGDPSAPLYDPLEPIVRLADL
- a CDS encoding TraB/GumN family protein encodes the protein MYRFLAAMMVALWPLQVAALCEGTDYVEALSAAERAGIDAVVADTPFATGLVWQATRDDKTLHVIGTMHIFDPRLGPIVLRTAPLVEAADLLLVEAGPEEETQMTSAMQRDPGLIFITDGPTLPEQLPEEAWQSLADAANARQIPAFMAAKMQPWYLAQALAIPACTMPDLASGARGLDHMLIDVALDANVPIAAVEDWDTLFTIMREGSTEEQLEMLQMGLVPPEVQTSLFVSMLNSYFAEDVVTIWEASRLSTKDIPAMDPARADALFADAEQKILLDRNLAWIPRIMTATAAHDRVVVAVGAAHLPGEQGVLNLLQSDGWTLTRLRAR
- a CDS encoding serine/threonine protein kinase, with product MAKTVVNSWNEWDPLRHVIVGRADDCHIPPEEPALDAKVPEDSDMRGQWGRRPQETIDRANELLDNFADLLRKRGIRVDRPDSIDHSKPVTTPDFHTDSQFGCMPPRDVLLTVGSEILEATMSYRCRWFEYLNYRPLMQRYWEEDPNFRHEAAPKPRLTDADYHPDYLSDKIGVQKRLEWAAEKFFVTTEEEPLFDAADVLRFGRDLVVQHGFTTNLRGIDWLRRHYPDHRVHTVNFPGDPYPIHIDATFTPLRPGLILNNPQRRLPDDQRAMFSDNDWEIVDAAQPAHNTPPPLCYSSTWLSMNVLVLDPKTVCVEASEVYQMEQMDKLGMEVVPVELRDAYAFGGGLHCCTADVYREGGCEDYFPSLSA
- a CDS encoding co-chaperone GroES, whose protein sequence is MAFTPLHDRVLVRRIESDEKTSGGLIIPDSAKEKPAEGEIVSCGAGARKDSGELIPMDVKAGDKVLFGKWSGTEVKIDGEDLLIMKESDILGIM
- the groL gene encoding chaperonin GroEL (60 kDa chaperone family; promotes refolding of misfolded polypeptides especially under stressful conditions; forms two stacked rings of heptamers to form a barrel-shaped 14mer; ends can be capped by GroES; misfolded proteins enter the barrel where they are refolded when GroES binds), yielding MAAKDVKFDTDARNRMLNGVNTLANAVKVTLGPKGRNVVLDKSFGAPRITKDGVSVAKEIELEDKFENMGAQMVKEVASRTNDEAGDGTTTATVLAQAIVREGMKSVAAGMNPMDLKRGIDLATAKVVEAIKSASRPVSDSAEVAQVGTISANGEEEIGRQIADAMQKVGNEGVITVEENKGLETETDVVEGMQFDRGYLSPYFVTNTEKMTTELEDAIILLHEKKLSSLQPMVPLLESVIQSGKPLLIIAEDVEGEALATLVVNKLRGGLKIAAVKAPGFGDRRKAMLQDIAILTGGQVISEDLGMKLESVTIDMLGSAKRVAITKDETTIVDGAGDKAEIEARVSQIRGQIEETTSDYDREKLQERVAKLAGGVAVIRVGGMSEVEVKERKDRVDDALNATRAAVQEGVVVGGGVALVQGAKALDGLKGANSDQDVGISIIRKAIEAPLRQIAENSGVDGSVVAGKIRESNDKAFGFNAQTEEYGDMFKFGVIDPAKVVRTALQDAASVAGLLITTEAMVADKPAKEGAAPAGGMPDMGGMGGMM
- a CDS encoding DMT family transporter; this translates as MKLFLLVTLTMCAFAGNSVLNRLGVGQLGMDPMGFAVVRVLAGAVTLFVLVSLRRGGLQLSGWPRWGGAASLAIYMLGFSWAYLTLGAGLGALILFAVVQLVMFGFALWRGQGVPAMRWIGAGVAFGGLVLLLWPAGTVQVPIAGAFSMAVAGAAWAAYTLLGQSERDALSGTAANFVLCVPLVLPGLIWAGPGWSLMGVVTAIVAGAVTSGLGYALWYRVLPALPTTLAAIIQLSVPVIAVLGGIVFLAEPLTLKITASGGLVLGGIALSLIKGQPAAR